From the Synechococcus sp. Nb3U1 genome, one window contains:
- a CDS encoding DUF7005 family protein, translated as MDVDSFRADVHRFFGASQAASDQLLAYGQNAFAQPPSPQNWDISPEPHIAAWQAYQAETLGQGVFPVLQQKLVQLRFPIQLGISEADSYRAATRRGISVEGMAEATGLHLEHPEGLQLQIHPSLAGPIPVLIPACREDFVTLVRALTMRNEPKPVPDSMGACIVAGFNNWDRVGTYRQYWQAQHPELNPERDWAAEFQRLIPRKELYQDRFILLSLGPYSNVSASQLDLGEKEWLDFSLTVRLEHESTHYLTRRLLGSMRNNVLDELIADYRGIVSVLGHFRADWFLHFVGLENYPYYREGGRLQNYRGQPPLSDEAFQVLQAMVKAAAEHLEAFDRQQAESLSSAAAQIRLILALTALSLEALACTEARDHLQQAWDRTPEIPSPDSGPQLVGSFSSG; from the coding sequence ATGGATGTCGATTCCTTTCGCGCTGATGTTCATCGCTTCTTCGGGGCCAGTCAAGCGGCATCAGATCAGTTGCTAGCCTACGGTCAGAATGCCTTTGCCCAACCTCCTTCGCCCCAAAACTGGGACATTTCCCCAGAACCGCATATAGCCGCTTGGCAAGCGTATCAGGCGGAAACCTTGGGGCAAGGGGTTTTTCCTGTGCTGCAACAAAAACTCGTACAGTTACGCTTTCCTATTCAGCTGGGTATTTCCGAAGCAGACTCCTACCGAGCGGCAACCCGGCGTGGCATCTCCGTCGAGGGCATGGCAGAGGCAACTGGACTACACCTCGAACATCCGGAGGGCTTACAGTTGCAAATTCATCCCAGTTTGGCGGGGCCAATCCCGGTGCTGATTCCGGCATGTCGGGAGGATTTTGTGACTTTGGTGCGGGCTCTAACGATGCGCAATGAGCCCAAGCCTGTGCCCGATTCCATGGGGGCTTGTATTGTGGCGGGTTTTAACAATTGGGATCGAGTGGGCACCTATCGGCAGTATTGGCAAGCACAACACCCCGAGTTAAATCCGGAACGAGATTGGGCAGCGGAATTCCAGCGGCTCATTCCCCGCAAAGAGTTATACCAGGATCGGTTTATTCTGCTGAGCTTAGGGCCCTACAGCAATGTATCGGCCTCTCAGTTGGATCTAGGCGAAAAAGAGTGGTTAGACTTCTCCCTAACCGTGCGCCTAGAGCACGAATCCACCCACTACTTAACGCGGCGGTTGCTGGGATCCATGCGCAACAACGTCTTGGATGAGCTGATTGCCGATTATCGCGGCATTGTTTCTGTTCTGGGCCATTTTCGAGCCGATTGGTTCCTACACTTTGTTGGCCTGGAAAATTACCCCTACTACCGCGAAGGGGGCAGGTTGCAAAACTATCGCGGTCAACCTCCCCTTTCCGATGAGGCTTTTCAGGTTTTGCAAGCGATGGTCAAAGCAGCTGCTGAGCACCTGGAAGCCTTTGATCGCCAGCAGGCAGAGTCTCTGAGTAGCGCTGCTGCTCAAATTCGGCTGATTCTGGCCTTAACAGCCTTAAGCTTGGAAGCACTGGCCTGTACAGAAGCTCGAGATCACTTGCAGCAAGCTTGGGATCGCACGCCAGAAATTCCTTCTCCCGACAGTGGCCCGCAGCTCGTGGGTTCTTTCTCGTCGGGGTGA